The Euphorbia lathyris chromosome 3, ddEupLath1.1, whole genome shotgun sequence genome contains a region encoding:
- the LOC136221632 gene encoding uncharacterized protein isoform X4, which produces MQWEKFMGFKLFQVDKGCCSNSRCIGGLSAPMNKEQRKEAKNTVIGEFSNIKHWRGILSMIKLGNSPSGLRFHFLQLDDFDGGNDICKIVFPWMISNYFQEHKFLGFCNEVLRSVPLTFLREAPVVKQIVGEWSNQLQLARFPSNEGISDKIKCAFGKEYMTSMDMNL; this is translated from the exons ATGCAATGGGAAAAATTCATGGGATTTAAGTTGTTTCAGGTTGATAAAGGTTGTTGCTCGAATAGCAGATGTATAGGTGGATTATCTGCCCCAATGAATAAAGAGCAAAGGAAGGAAGCTAAAAATACTGTAATTGGGGAATTTAGTAATATCAAGCATTGGAGAGGCATTCTTTCAATG ATCAAACTTGGCAACTCTCCTTCCGGTTTAAGGTTTCATTTTCTTCAG TTGGATGATTTCGATGGAGGTAATGATATTTGCAAGATAGTCTTTCCATGGATGATTTCCAATTACTTTCAG GAGCATAAATTTTTGGGCTTCTGCAACGAAGTGTTGCGATCAGTACCCCTTACATTTCTTCGAGAAGCACCGGTTGTTAAGCAGATTGTTGGAGAATGGAG caATCAACTTCAACTCGCAAGATTTCCCAGCAATGAAG GTATTTCTGATAAGATTAAATGTGCATTTGGAAAAGAATACATGACATCTATGGATATGAACCTATGA
- the LOC136221632 gene encoding uncharacterized protein isoform X5, giving the protein MNKEQRKEAKNTVIGEFSNIKHWRGILSMIKLGNSPSGLRFHFLQLDDFDGGNDICKIVFPWMISNYFQEHKFLGFCNEVLRSVPLTFLREAPVVKQIVGEWSNQLQLARFPSNEDNYVKPDYAMTGHLSILAYIFNYPFGLGLYYRYF; this is encoded by the exons ATGAATAAAGAGCAAAGGAAGGAAGCTAAAAATACTGTAATTGGGGAATTTAGTAATATCAAGCATTGGAGAGGCATTCTTTCAATG ATCAAACTTGGCAACTCTCCTTCCGGTTTAAGGTTTCATTTTCTTCAG TTGGATGATTTCGATGGAGGTAATGATATTTGCAAGATAGTCTTTCCATGGATGATTTCCAATTACTTTCAG GAGCATAAATTTTTGGGCTTCTGCAACGAAGTGTTGCGATCAGTACCCCTTACATTTCTTCGAGAAGCACCGGTTGTTAAGCAGATTGTTGGAGAATGGAG caATCAACTTCAACTCGCAAGATTTCCCAGCAATGAAG ACAACTATGTTAAGCCTGACTATGCAATGACAGGGCATCTAAGTATACTTGCTTATATCTTTAATTATCCATTTGGATTGGGTTTGTACTACAG GTATTTCTGA
- the LOC136221632 gene encoding uncharacterized protein isoform X3: MQWEKFMGFKLFQVDKGCCSNSRCIGGLSAPMNKEQRKEAKNTVIGEFSNIKHWRGILSMIKLGNSPSGLRFHFLQLDDFDGGNDICKIVFPWMISNYFQEHKFLGFCNEVLRSVPLTFLREAPVVKQIVGEWSNQLQLARFPSNEGHLSILAYIFNYPFGLGLYYRYF, translated from the exons ATGCAATGGGAAAAATTCATGGGATTTAAGTTGTTTCAGGTTGATAAAGGTTGTTGCTCGAATAGCAGATGTATAGGTGGATTATCTGCCCCAATGAATAAAGAGCAAAGGAAGGAAGCTAAAAATACTGTAATTGGGGAATTTAGTAATATCAAGCATTGGAGAGGCATTCTTTCAATG ATCAAACTTGGCAACTCTCCTTCCGGTTTAAGGTTTCATTTTCTTCAG TTGGATGATTTCGATGGAGGTAATGATATTTGCAAGATAGTCTTTCCATGGATGATTTCCAATTACTTTCAG GAGCATAAATTTTTGGGCTTCTGCAACGAAGTGTTGCGATCAGTACCCCTTACATTTCTTCGAGAAGCACCGGTTGTTAAGCAGATTGTTGGAGAATGGAG caATCAACTTCAACTCGCAAGATTTCCCAGCAATGAAG GGCATCTAAGTATACTTGCTTATATCTTTAATTATCCATTTGGATTGGGTTTGTACTACAG GTATTTCTGA
- the LOC136221632 gene encoding uncharacterized protein isoform X1, which yields MQWEKFMGFKLFQVDKGCCSNSRCIGGLSAPMNKEQRKEAKNTVIGEFSNIKHWRGILSMIKLGNSPSGLRFHFLQLDDFDGGNDICKIVFPWMISNYFQEHKFLGFCNEVLRSVPLTFLREAPVVKQIVGEWSNQLQLARFPSNEDNYVKPDYAMTGHLSILAYIFNYPFGLGLYYRYF from the exons ATGCAATGGGAAAAATTCATGGGATTTAAGTTGTTTCAGGTTGATAAAGGTTGTTGCTCGAATAGCAGATGTATAGGTGGATTATCTGCCCCAATGAATAAAGAGCAAAGGAAGGAAGCTAAAAATACTGTAATTGGGGAATTTAGTAATATCAAGCATTGGAGAGGCATTCTTTCAATG ATCAAACTTGGCAACTCTCCTTCCGGTTTAAGGTTTCATTTTCTTCAG TTGGATGATTTCGATGGAGGTAATGATATTTGCAAGATAGTCTTTCCATGGATGATTTCCAATTACTTTCAG GAGCATAAATTTTTGGGCTTCTGCAACGAAGTGTTGCGATCAGTACCCCTTACATTTCTTCGAGAAGCACCGGTTGTTAAGCAGATTGTTGGAGAATGGAG caATCAACTTCAACTCGCAAGATTTCCCAGCAATGAAG ACAACTATGTTAAGCCTGACTATGCAATGACAGGGCATCTAAGTATACTTGCTTATATCTTTAATTATCCATTTGGATTGGGTTTGTACTACAG GTATTTCTGA
- the LOC136221632 gene encoding uncharacterized protein isoform X2 has translation MQWEKFMGFKLFQVDKGCCSNSRCIGGLSAPMNKEQRKEAKNTVIGEFSNIKHWRGILSMIKLGNSPSGLRFHFLQLDDFDGGNDICKIVFPWMISNYFQEHKFLGFCNEVLRSVPLTFLREAPVVKQIVGEWSNQLQLARFPSNEVSFHSNILFSLFFEHLIGHVKMVSSYRFM, from the exons ATGCAATGGGAAAAATTCATGGGATTTAAGTTGTTTCAGGTTGATAAAGGTTGTTGCTCGAATAGCAGATGTATAGGTGGATTATCTGCCCCAATGAATAAAGAGCAAAGGAAGGAAGCTAAAAATACTGTAATTGGGGAATTTAGTAATATCAAGCATTGGAGAGGCATTCTTTCAATG ATCAAACTTGGCAACTCTCCTTCCGGTTTAAGGTTTCATTTTCTTCAG TTGGATGATTTCGATGGAGGTAATGATATTTGCAAGATAGTCTTTCCATGGATGATTTCCAATTACTTTCAG GAGCATAAATTTTTGGGCTTCTGCAACGAAGTGTTGCGATCAGTACCCCTTACATTTCTTCGAGAAGCACCGGTTGTTAAGCAGATTGTTGGAGAATGGAG caATCAACTTCAACTCGCAAGATTTCCCAGCAATGAAG TTTCATTTCATTCTAACATCctattttctcttttcttcGAGCATTTAATTGGGCATGTCAAAATGGTTTCCTCCTATCGATTtatgtag
- the LOC136223399 gene encoding malonyl-CoA:anthocyanidin 5-O-glucoside-6''-O-malonyltransferase-like, with protein sequence MATSYNYSLKMLEMCRVTPFTNSSTPLDELSLPLTYFDMFWANIFPIERIFFYQLGQDESTHTFFNSVLLPKLKHSLSLTLTHFLPIAGHIIWPVGTEKPSFLYTPSDGVSFIVSESNSDFNRLSQNEMQEAIALHPYVPELPVSDSKAAIIAFQITFFPDQGYSIGMRFQHAMFDGKSIAMFMKSWAHICKHNYDETTLLPVELTPVFDRTIVDEPQGLGMFYLKNMFSSSDSNPRSLKPPQVIRDMENLVRANYELSRQDITNLRQKIVSQQNQKEEEDSKRMHLSSFVLSYAYLIVTIVKAKHLERKGKVGFGFSAECRSRLNPPLPTNYFGNCVVGSLGFVDTETILDKNGTASVANELSEMIKGLETRVKNMSVEREIENILKWKNIEEVADVVIGVAGSPRFDIYGTDFGWGKPKKTQVVSIDRNVSISMAENRDSNGGLEIGLALKKSEMEMFAFLFANGLKYM encoded by the coding sequence ATGGCAACTAGTTATAACTATTCTCTTAAGATGCTTGAAATGTGTCGAGTTACTCCATTCACCAACTCATCAACACCTCTTGATGAGTTATCTCTCCCTCTTACATATTTTGATATGTTTTGGGCTAACATATTCCCTATAGAGCGGATATTTTTCTACCAACTCGGCCAAGACGAGTCAACTCACACTTTCTTTAACTCGGTATTACTTCCTAAACTTAAGCATTCTCTTTCCCTCACTCTAACCCATTTTCTTCCAATAGCAGGACATATCATATGGCCCGTCGGTACAGAGAAACCATCCTTCCTCTACACTCCAAGCGACGGGGTTTCATTCATCGTTTCTGAGTCTAACTCGGACTTCAACCGTCTGAGTCAGAATGAAATGCAGGAAGCAATAGCTTTACATCCATATGTCCCCGAGTTACCGGTTTCCGACTCGAAAGCCGCCATTATCGcttttcaaataacgttttttCCGGATCAAGGTTACTCTATAGGCATGCGTTTTCAACACGCAATGTTTGATGGAAAAAGCATAGCCATGTTTATGAAATCATGGGCGCATATATGCAAACATAATTACGATGAGACAACATTGTTACCAGTTGAGCTAACTCCTGTTTTTGATCGAACAATTGTTGATGAGCCACAAGGATTGGGAATGTTTTACTTGAAAAATATGTTTTCAAGTTCGGATTCAAACCCCAGAAGCTTAAAACCTCCACAAGTAATAAGGGATATGGAAAACTTAGTACGAGCGAACTATGAGCTTTCGCGACAAGACATAACCAATCTCCGACAGAAAATTGTTTCTCAGCAAAaccaaaaagaagaagaagattcaAAGCGTATGCATTTGTCATCATTTGTTCTTTCCTATGCTTATCTAATAGTAACCATTGTTAAAGCAAAACATttggaaagaaaaggaaaagtgGGATTCGGGTTTTCAGCCGAATGTAGATCCCGTTTGAACCCTCCATTACCGACGAATTACTTTGGAAACTGTGTGGTCGGAAGCTTAGGATTTGTCGATACAGAAACAATCCTTGACAAAAATGGGACTGCCTCCGTCGCCAATGAGCTTAGCGAGATGATAAAAGGGTTAGAGACAAGAGTGAAGAACATGAGTGTTGAACGAGAAATTGAAAATATTTTGAAATGGAAAAACATTGAGGAGGTTGCTGATGTTGTGATCGGAGTTGCCGGGTCACCTCGGTTTGATATTTATGGAACAGATTTCGGATGGGGGAAGCCGAAGAAAACACAAGTTGTATCGATAGATAGGAATGTATCGATCTCTATGGCTGAGAATAGAGATTCAAATGGAGGATTGGAGATTGGTTTAGCTTTGAAGAAGAGTGAAATGGAGATGTTTGCTTTTCTATTTGCTAATGGGCTTAAATATATGTAA